GATGATCTAACTGGAATCCATTCTTGAAAATAATTATCCATAATCTCTGAAAAAGATTTTGATTTTATTTGGTAGCCTTGCATGGTTAATTCTTTAAAACAAGTTATATTAGGATCTGCACTTTTCGGCTTATATTCTTCTAAGAAATACCTAATGTCTTCCACATCTGGGTTTAGATATTTAAACTTTTCTTGTTCTTTATACAAGTCTTTTAAAAGATGTTTTGGTATAGTCCATGCATGAGTCTTGTTTTTAAAGATTTCATATCCCAAGGCTAGAGCCTGATTAAAATCTTCTCTTATACGAGACATATATTCTTTATCCGAGAGTTTTTCATTGTTATCTTTATCTGGATATATAGTCCTTATTCTTTGATTCGGGTTACATTCAACAGGTAAATATCTTCTTTCTCCAGTATGGTCATTAAGAAAAGTTCTTTCATTTAATGTACCTATGAAGATACAAGTTCTAGGCACATCTGTGGCATATTTTTCGTAGGGTATTCTTATCCTATCGCTTAATTTTGATAAAAAAGATTTAGCTTCATTAGCCGATTTTGCATTTCTTAAAGCAACAAATTCTTCGATTTCAACGACAGTTTTACCCATAAGGTTCATGACGGCATCCTTACCTTGAATGTTTTCTATTGTACAAAACCAATCATCTGTTATGGACAAGTATCTTGCAAAAGTCGATTTACCTATACCTTGCCCACCAACTAAAACAATCATTTCATCAAACTTAGAACCGGGATTAAAAATTCTTTTTATCATGCCCAATATCATATGTTCCATTATCCAATTGTTAAGCTCTGTATCATCTGCTCCCAAATACTTTGGTAAAAGTTTTCTAATGGCATTTTTATCTCCATTCCATTTTAAATTTTGAAGATATTGCTTTGGCGGACTCACTTCATATTGGTGAGCTACAAAACGAATAGCTTCCCACATTTTATTGGAATTATAATTAATTCCAAAGTGTTTTTATATCTCTAAGCCCAGTCTATTGTTTAAAGAATCATCCCAAAGTCGTATTTGATTTTCCTTTATATTTCTTTCTCCGATGATTTTTCCCTGGAATTTTATTTCATTGGTAAATTTATCAAAGAATATTTGTCCATCAATGATTTTTTGATTTTGACAATATTTGGGATTTAAAATAGCTGTTACAATATTTCCAGTAATTTGTCTAACCGTCCCCTTATCCGTAGTTTGTAAGTCTAAAAAGGCGTAAGTCTGATCTATTTCTGGGAATTTTAATTTAATATCTGTCATAAGCCTTACTCCTCTTCTTTTTACAAGCATCTAATCTCTTTATTGTTTTATATTTATTCTCCATTTTATCCTCCTGTCTGGTATAAATAAGACTCCTGTGGTAAAATGAACTTATCTAGAGAACACTTCTCACAGGAGTGTATGCCTTTACTCTTTGTAGTAGGGGCTTTTTTCTTTTTTGATTTCTTCATATATTTGTAAAATATAGATTAAAATATCAGCTTCATCGTCATTGAGTTTGCCGTACTTTTTAATAACTTTTGCTAGTTGAAATATTTCCTTGGCTATATTGTCAGAAAGTCTGTAATCACTTACTAACTTAACCTGGTGATTTAATAGCATTTGTAGAAAATAATCTTGTTTTTTAAGTCCGCTTATTGCAATTTTTTTGTTTATTAGATCATATTCTTCTTCAGATACTCTGAAATTTAAAATGCGATTTCTTTTTCTATTTTTCTCTTTATTTCTAGTTTTTTTAGAAATATCACCTAATGAATGTCTTCTAAACATCTTTATCATCCTCTTCTAATAAATCTTTCCAGTCATTTGCCTTATTATTTCTTACTTGCGTTAAAGACAGAGCCATTTCTTTTTGCTTGCTAGGGAAAAGATGAGCATACCTATAGGTGATGTCAATCGATTCATGTCCAACCCTATCAGCTATTGCAGTTGCAGAAAATCCAAGTTCAATCAAGAGAGAAACGTGAGAATGTCTTAAATCATGTATTCTAATTCTTTTTACTTGAGATTTCTTAGATCCCCTATCCATTTCATGGTGCAGGTAGCTCTTAGAGAAATTAAATATTAAGTCTTTTGGTTTTAACTTATAAAAACTATCTATATATTCTTTGATTTCATCAGTTAAAAATTCAGGCATAACTATTGTCCTGATACTTTTTTTAGTCTTAGGAGCAGTTATTACATTTTTCCCATCAATCCTTTGTAAAGATTCATCAATTTTTAATGTATGCCTTTCAAAATCAAATTTCTCTTTTGTTAAGGCTAATAATTCTCCCATTCTAAGACCACACCAATACAAAAGTTCAAAAGCATAGAATGATTCAGGTTTATCTTTAATAGCTTCTATAAATCTTTCATATTCATCTTGAGTCCAAAAGAGCATTTCATCAGCTTCTTTCTCTCCCATAGAACCAACATCACGAGCAACATTAGTTTTTAAATTGTAGTACCTACAAGCATGATTTAGGATACTAGATAACTGAGCATGAATAGTTCTCAAATAAGTAGGAGAGTACTTTTTCCCATTCTTATCCTTAATCTTCATAAGCTCATTTTGCCATTGAATGATGGTTACATTATTAATCTCATTAAGCATTAAATCACCAATATAGGGAAGTATTTTTTGATTTACAATTGCTTCTTTTGTCCTCCAAGTATTTTCTCTTATTCTTGGTTTTCTATCTCTCTTATAAAGTTCAAAAAACTCCCTAAAGCTCATCTCAATCGATTCAGAATGTTGATTTAAAAATTCTTGTTCCCATTTTAATGCTTCTTTTTTTGTTAAAAATCCACGTTTTTTCTTAGTTAATTTTTCTCCTTTCCAGTTGGTGTAATTAAATTTACAAAACCAAGTCTTGTTCCCGCTTTCATCTCTAAATGCTGGCACTTTAAACCTCCTTTGCATTTGTTGGTTTATAGCAATACTTTTCCATAAAGTATTCTCTATTTACCTTTCCTCTTTGCACACGATAACCTAATTTAAGTAGATCTTGATTCATATCGTTTATTATCTGATATGCTGTTGTTCTGCTTACATCAAGAAATTCTTGTACATCTTTTGCATTCATAAAAATACCTTTCATAATGTCCTCCTTTTATAGTTTGTAAGGTTCTACATCCTCAAAAAAGGCGAGCATTAATTTATATGTCTTACAATTTTCGTTCAATATCGAACGGTATGTATATATAATAACAGTTCATATTTGTTCTGTCAAGTTTTTTCTATTTATTTTTTTCTAAAATATTCAGATACTTGCAACTATTTACAACAGAACAGTTTTGTTGAGCTTTTGTTCGTTTTGTGATAAAATATTTATAGTTATTATGAAATAAGGAGGAATTAGTTTGATTTCTGGAGAAAAATTAAAAAAGTTAAGACTTATGCGAAACTTAACTCAAAAAGAACTTGCCATTAAGTCTGGTTTGACAGATGCTGCCATAAGAAATTATGAACTTGGAAATAGATCTCCAAGTAAAGAACAATTACAAAAAATATCTGAAGCACTTGATTGTGACATATCAGCATTAATTAATCATGAACCTAATTCTATTTTTGAAATAATGCATATAATATTTGATTATGAAAAAGACATGAAGTTTAGACCGTTGGCAGGCGATGGAGAGATCACTGGACTTTTATCAAATGATGTAGACTTCAATAATTTTCTTATAGAATGGAATGAGATGAGAAAAAAGCATTACAACGATGAGATAACAGACGAGGAATTTGAAGATTGGAAGTTATCTTATCCTAAAAAATCAAGATTTTTAAAATAAAATATGTACGCAAAAAGACCGCAGCTTTTAACTACGGTCTAATTTTTTGTCCAAATGTAAACCACTTGGAACTATTATTCAATTTATTCTTTTTAACAAATGTTCCCATTTTAATCCCAGTTACAGTTTTTAATCTTCTGTAATCGTTGAATTTACTACTTTTTTATTATTGTCCCCTCAGAAACATTCAGTTTCTTCGCTTAGTTTTATGCTAGCTCGTATGGATTTTGGAAGACCAACTACTGAGTAGTCTCAAAAATGACCGAGTCCAGGATCACGGAAGCACCTCTTAGCATCGGTCACCCTAAAATCTCAGAATAATTTATTAGGAAAAAATAAATTAAACGTACGAAGCTCGAACCTCCGAATTGAGTTTTTTTTAATAAGTTTATTTCGACATTTTTACTACCTTTATTACAAATTGCTCCCATTCCATATGTCCATTGATACCGTTTTATATAAATGCCGTAAAACAATGTTTTTATTATCGATTTTAGCCTTATTATCGATCTAATTGCTATTTATCTAATATTTTGTAATAATATTACAAGCACAAATTCTATTTCATCAATGACTAATTTAATCCTATCGCAAGCAACAATTTCCTTTTAATCACCTATCTTAAAGTTTTCATATTATCAATCATCTAGTATGATCTTACAATATTCTTCTATAACAACATCTTCCGCTTTTCGTTTAATATTACGAAGATTATTGTGCCCCGTTAACGAATTTAATGCATTCTCAATGTTATTTACTTCTATTTTGACAGAAGTGTTTTTATATATGTTATTAATCAATTCTTCAGCGACATCATTAATAAACTTTCTTTTTTCATCAACAGAAAGTTCTATAAACCTATATACCATGTCAAATCTAGATTTTAACGGATTTGGTATTAATTCAATATATCTTGTTTTTGACATATTTGATGTAAACACAATGATATATCCATCTAAATTATGTTCTATTCCATGTCGATCAGTAAATTTACCATCCTCAAGCAATTCATAAAAAAAGTGAAATACACTAGGAGTTGCCTTTTCAAATTCGTCAATTAAAATTATTTTAGAGTTTGACAATTTCATTTTATTAATCAGTTCGCCACCTTCTTCACTACCAATATACCCTAATGGGGAGCCTATTAAACTATTTAGTACACCTTCATTTGAGTAATTTCCAAAATTTATTTTTATAAGTGACTGATTGGGATACATAATCTCTGAAAGAATTTTGGCAAATTCCGTTTTTCCTATGCCTGATTCTCCTGTTAAGAAAACAGAAAAAATTTTACGTTGTTTGAGTTTGTTTAATAAGGCAAATTTTTTAAGGTTAAAACTAAAATCTTTTTTAAAATCTTCATGACCTTTTAACTGAACATCAATATTTTCAATTATTTCTTGTAAGCTACCATATGGAAATACTCTCGTTTCACAAATGTTTGTATCATTTTCAATAGATTGTGAAAATAAGTTTTTCTTATATTCGAAAGAAAAGGGGAAATATTTTTTTATTTCATCTTCCATGTCTTCAATAATTAAAAATTGAATCTCCCTATTTCTATTCTGAATTTGCCTTAAAATTATCTCAAAATTCAAAATCAAATCTTTTCTTAATGCCAAAGTGTGTACTAGTTCAGTAATGTCTATGTAACGAATATCTTTGTTAATAAGAACATCCTCAATTTCATCAATGTTAAATTTATAGTTAATATTTTCTGCTCCTGAAAATAAACTTCCAATCGATATAATTTGATATTTTTGATTCATATCTTCAACTATTGATTTTTTATATAGTAGCAAAGAAATAGGACTGACAATTATCTCATTTATAGTAATATCTTCTTCTTTACAATCCTCGCTTACTACAGAATATTCCTCATTTATTTCATCAAACACATAAGGGAACTTATCTAATATTGAATTCTTATTTGAACTATTTATCAAAAATTCTACACTTTTAAAACGCTCAATTAATCTATACAAATATCTTTCAATAAATATTCTATAATATCCATTATCAAGAGCTAATGATGTAATATCAATCATGCACTTATTAATAAAATCATCGTCTAAATCGTCAATTTCATCTAAATTTTGTGCTAAATTAAAAATCAGAGCAATACTAACAAAATTTCGAGAAGAAAACTTAATTTTTAAATCATTAATTTTTTCATGATTATATACATATAACCTTTTATTCATTTTTGGTCTCTCCATTTATTCTTAACTCCTGAATAATTGCGATCACATCAATTAAATGCATCTTTTCATTAAGTTTATTGGGTTCAAAATTGAAAGGAGATATTTCTGCCTCCTCATTAATATAACTATCTTTCATAATATCATCATTCCATCTACTACTAAGATCTTTTTTATAAGAATCAGACATTATCTCTAAGAACTTTGATGAAACACTTTCTTTTTTTGAAAAATCTATCTCTCCCCTATAGATTCCCACTATACTTAGTTTTCCTAGCTGTAAATCATTATGTTGATATCCGTTTTCAAAATTATCATTTGCGCTATAAGGTATTTGAATAAGGCATTTCATGTTTTTACAATCATCGGAAATTTTCTGTTCGAATTGATAATCTATTGTAAAATCGTCCAATATTTTCTGCATCATTTTATTCATATCTATCTCGATATTTTCATCACCTTGATTTCTCAGTTTACTATCCTTCAATACATTCAAAATCATAACTGTATCATCAATGTTTATTCTTCTTAATTCTACATCTCTAAAAAGTATCAGTTGCCCTGATACTATACTTGTTTCTCTATTACTACTTTGTTTTGCAACTTCATACAACTTTCTCAGCAATATTGATTTTGTCGTCTTTACATCAAAATTCTCATAAACACGTTTCTTATAGTTATTTTCTTTTTGTATTGAAGTTTCACCAGATAACATAGCTGTCCTCGACGCTAAAGATGAAGTAGTTTTAAGTAATTCTTCCGAAAACTGCTCCTTCTCAACCATTTTCATTATTTTATTATCAATGAGCATAGCAATTTCATGTACCTTAGAAGTATTTACATAAAACAGATTAAATAAATCTTGCATAGGAGATTTAGTAAGTAATTGTAGATTATAATTTTTATCTACGTAATATTTAGAGATTAGTAAATTAATAAATGAGATTAACGTAAGAAAAGTTAATATCATTGAATTATTTTTCATGTATAATTGATTAAAAAACCTTATATTTACAAGCACACATAAAATTAAAAATGTGATTATAGTCGTAATAATATTCATTTTATTCGATATACTAAATCTAAGTATATTATTGATAATAGTAACCAGAATAAAAACTAAAATAGGAATAAAGAAAAAGATTTTACTTTTATTGTAAAAAACTAGTACTTCGTACATACATAAATATATAAATAAATATATACTCGACAAACATATAATATGTACAACATTTTTCAGACATTTAAACTTCGAAATCCCTCTCATATTCTAAAAAATCTCTCCAATCTTAAATTCTATATACTCACATATCAATCATTAAATTTCAATTTATCTGTAATCTATCTTTCTTTTCTTGACAGAACATAAATGCAATTTTATTTTCTGGATATGTTTCAAATCACATGCTTAAATTATTGAAATATTGAGGTGTGAAGTCTGTTATATTTTTCTATAAATTTTTTCTCATATCGAATTTTTATCTGCTCTGATGTCATATCTTTACAGGTTGTTCCGATTCGCATTGTACATCCAGTAGAGGAGAATCCATAATTCTTTTGACAATAAATATGATGATGACCTTTATTTATATGAATTACTATTAGAGTTTTTCCTTCATCAAATTTTAATTCTGAACTGATTTCATCTTGTGGGTTCGGTTCTATTTTAGTTGTTATAACATCAGATATTTTTCTAAGAATTTCATCAACTTTATCCACACCAACTACAACACCATCATCTTTTACTCCTATAATAATTGATCCTCCTGCACTATTAAGGAAAGATACTATTTCCTTTGTAATCGTATCTGTGTATTTTTCTTTTAATTCAATTGTTTCTGATTCGATATATCGGCTCATTGTAGTCCTCCTCAATTATAATTATTATATCATATTTACGACAGTACAAGAATTCAAACCGACATTTTATTGTCGCATTATTTATTTGTTTGCTAAGTTATATAAAATATGTACGCAAAAAGACCGCAGTTTGAAACTACGGTCTAATTTTTTGTTCAAATGTAAACCACTTGAAACTATTATTCAATTTATTCTTTTTAACAAATGTTCCCATTTTAATCCCAGTTACAGTTTTTAATCTTATGCAACTATTGATTTTACAAGATTTTTTGTTTTTTTGCTACTATTCCCACTCGATTGTTCCTGGTGGTTTGCTGGTTATATCATATACTATCCTGCCTACTCCTGCTACTTCGTTTATCATTCTGTTTGATAAAGTTTGTAGGAGGTCGTATGGGAGGTTGGCGGCTTCTACTGTCATGGCGTCGGTGGATGTGACGGCTCTGATTGCTACTACGTTGTCGTAGCTTCTGGCGTCGCCTTTTACTCCTACGGTTTTGATTGGGGTCCAGACTGTGAAGTATTGCCAAATGTCTTCATTTAGGCCAAAGTTTTTGACTTCTTCTCTTAGGATGGCGTCGGTTTCTCTGACTATCCTTAGTTTATCTTCGGTGATATCGCCCATGACTCTGATGCCGAGGCCTGGTCCTGGGAATGGTTGACGCCATACCATGTCGTGTGGGATGCCGATGGCTTCGCCTACTGCCCTTACTTCGTCTTTGAAAAGCATTCTTAGTGGTTCTACTAGGCCTTTGAAGTCCATGTCTTCTGGTAGGCCGCCTACGTTGTGGTGGCTTTTGATGACGCTTGCCTTGTCTTTGCCTGATTCTATGACGTCTGGATAAATTGTGCCTTGAACTAGGTAGGAAGCTCCGCCGATTTTGTGGGCTTCTTCTTCGAAGACTTCGACAAAGTGGTTGCCGATGATTTTTCTCTTTGTTTCTGGATCTGACACTCCTTTTAGGAGGTCTAAGAATTCCTTAGACTTGTCTACCATTTTGACATTTAGGCCAAGATTTTTGTAGGTTTCCATTACAGATTTGGCTTCATCTTTTCTTAGAAGACCGTGGTCTACAAAGATACATTGGAGGTTATCTCCTATGGCCTTTGAGACAATTGTTGCTGCAACTGAGCTATCTACACCGCCTGATAGGCCGCAAATCATCTTTTCGCCAGCGTATTTTTCTTTGATTTCTGCTATGATTTCTGTAGCAAAGTCTGCCATTTTCCAGGTTTTTTCTGCCTGGCAAATGTTTAAAACGAAATTTTCTAGAATTTCCCTGCCGTATTCAGAGTGGACTACTTCTGGGTGGAATTGAACTGAATAAATATTCTTTTCAGTATTTTCCATGGCTGCCACTTCTGTGTTAGCTGTTTTTGCAATTGCCTTAAAGCCTTCAGCTATGTTTGCTACCCTATCTTTGTGATTCATCCAGATTATGGATTTTTCTGGGATATTTTTAAATAATTCTGATTTATTATCTACAATTAATTCTGTCTTGCCATATTCTGCAAGCTTTGGAGTTTCAACAGATCCACCATATAATTGGTTTATAAATTGGTGACCGTAGCAGATTCCTAAAACTGGCACGCCTAGGTCAAAGATTTTTTCATCTGCCCTTAGGCTGTTGGCGTTGTTTACAGATTGAGGACCACCTGTTAGGATGATGCCTGCAAGATTATTTAGGTCAAGGTCATTTAAATCAGTGTCGCAGTCGTGGATTTCTGCAAAAACGCCCATTTCCCTGACACGTCTTACTATTAATTGGTCGGTTTGGCCGCCAAAATTTAATACTAGGATTTTTTCTTTTGCCATATTTTCCCTTCCTTGTCTTAGCTCTTTTCTTCCCTTTCTTCTGGGAATTTTTCGAAGTAATATTGGACAATTTCTGTCGCTGTTTGCTCGATTGTATTTTCTGTTACATCAATTACCTTGC
This genomic window from Anaerococcus murdochii contains:
- a CDS encoding virulence-associated E family protein, translated to MSPPKQYLQNLKWNGDKNAIRKLLPKYLGADDTELNNWIMEHMILGMIKRIFNPGSKFDEMIVLVGGQGIGKSTFARYLSITDDWFCTIENIQGKDAVMNLMGKTVVEIEEFVALRNAKSANEAKSFLSKLSDRIRIPYEKYATDVPRTCIFIGTLNERTFLNDHTGERRYLPVECNPNQRIRTIYPDKDNNEKLSDKEYMSRIREDFNQALALGYEIFKNKTHAWTIPKHLLKDLYKEQEKFKYLNPDVEDIRYFLEEYKPKSADPNITCFKELTMQGYQIKSKSFSEIMDNYFQEWIPVRSSKTQRISPSGVSIPVKLYYEKKTENETDFIEIDKNLLPEEWQKENQSEIDTANQVKIQM
- a CDS encoding plasmid mobilization protein; the encoded protein is MFRRHSLGDISKKTRNKEKNRKRNRILNFRVSEEEYDLINKKIAISGLKKQDYFLQMLLNHQVKLVSDYRLSDNIAKEIFQLAKVIKKYGKLNDDEADILIYILQIYEEIKKEKSPYYKE
- a CDS encoding site-specific integrase, with product MPAFRDESGNKTWFCKFNYTNWKGEKLTKKKRGFLTKKEALKWEQEFLNQHSESIEMSFREFFELYKRDRKPRIRENTWRTKEAIVNQKILPYIGDLMLNEINNVTIIQWQNELMKIKDKNGKKYSPTYLRTIHAQLSSILNHACRYYNLKTNVARDVGSMGEKEADEMLFWTQDEYERFIEAIKDKPESFYAFELLYWCGLRMGELLALTKEKFDFERHTLKIDESLQRIDGKNVITAPKTKKSIRTIVMPEFLTDEIKEYIDSFYKLKPKDLIFNFSKSYLHHEMDRGSKKSQVKRIRIHDLRHSHVSLLIELGFSATAIADRVGHESIDITYRYAHLFPSKQKEMALSLTQVRNNKANDWKDLLEEDDKDV
- a CDS encoding helix-turn-helix domain-containing protein; the protein is MISGEKLKKLRLMRNLTQKELAIKSGLTDAAIRNYELGNRSPSKEQLQKISEALDCDISALINHEPNSIFEIMHIIFDYEKDMKFRPLAGDGEITGLLSNDVDFNNFLIEWNEMRKKHYNDEITDEEFEDWKLSYPKKSRFLK
- a CDS encoding AAA family ATPase, which translates into the protein MNKRLYVYNHEKINDLKIKFSSRNFVSIALIFNLAQNLDEIDDLDDDFINKCMIDITSLALDNGYYRIFIERYLYRLIERFKSVEFLINSSNKNSILDKFPYVFDEINEEYSVVSEDCKEEDITINEIIVSPISLLLYKKSIVEDMNQKYQIISIGSLFSGAENINYKFNIDEIEDVLINKDIRYIDITELVHTLALRKDLILNFEIILRQIQNRNREIQFLIIEDMEDEIKKYFPFSFEYKKNLFSQSIENDTNICETRVFPYGSLQEIIENIDVQLKGHEDFKKDFSFNLKKFALLNKLKQRKIFSVFLTGESGIGKTEFAKILSEIMYPNQSLIKINFGNYSNEGVLNSLIGSPLGYIGSEEGGELINKMKLSNSKIILIDEFEKATPSVFHFFYELLEDGKFTDRHGIEHNLDGYIIVFTSNMSKTRYIELIPNPLKSRFDMVYRFIELSVDEKRKFINDVAEELINNIYKNTSVKIEVNNIENALNSLTGHNNLRNIKRKAEDVVIEEYCKIILDD
- a CDS encoding AlbA family DNA-binding domain-containing protein — translated: MSRYIESETIELKEKYTDTITKEIVSFLNSAGGSIIIGVKDDGVVVGVDKVDEILRKISDVITTKIEPNPQDEISSELKFDEGKTLIVIHINKGHHHIYCQKNYGFSSTGCTMRIGTTCKDMTSEQIKIRYEKKFIEKYNRLHTSIFQ
- the guaA gene encoding glutamine-hydrolyzing GMP synthase: MAKEKILVLNFGGQTDQLIVRRVREMGVFAEIHDCDTDLNDLDLNNLAGIILTGGPQSVNNANSLRADEKIFDLGVPVLGICYGHQFINQLYGGSVETPKLAEYGKTELIVDNKSELFKNIPEKSIIWMNHKDRVANIAEGFKAIAKTANTEVAAMENTEKNIYSVQFHPEVVHSEYGREILENFVLNICQAEKTWKMADFATEIIAEIKEKYAGEKMICGLSGGVDSSVAATIVSKAIGDNLQCIFVDHGLLRKDEAKSVMETYKNLGLNVKMVDKSKEFLDLLKGVSDPETKRKIIGNHFVEVFEEEAHKIGGASYLVQGTIYPDVIESGKDKASVIKSHHNVGGLPEDMDFKGLVEPLRMLFKDEVRAVGEAIGIPHDMVWRQPFPGPGLGIRVMGDITEDKLRIVRETDAILREEVKNFGLNEDIWQYFTVWTPIKTVGVKGDARSYDNVVAIRAVTSTDAMTVEAANLPYDLLQTLSNRMINEVAGVGRIVYDITSKPPGTIEWE